CAATCTCAGTTACAAATGGAAATGCACtgcagaaagacaaacagacaaacagacagatcaATATAGTTTCATTGCAGAACGACAAATTaacaaacaagttttatatcCTCACTCCAATTGCTTGTTGTTTCTATCTTTGGGGATACAACAACATAAATGCCAGCTGTAGTTACCAGTAATTCTATCTTCTCATGACCTGAGTTGACTGACCCTATATATTATTCAATCTGgcaaataaaaaagttgatgccctctatggcaggatcagacaaatctcacaatGCCACTGATAGTACGATTACAAACTCATAAACAAGTACCTGAGTGAAGTTTAGTCTGCCATTCTTAAAAACACTTACCTACAAAATCCAAAAATCCACCAGAATATGTGACATGGCCATTCTTCAAATAAATAGAATGACAATGATATTGCTCCACTGGCATGTGCTCCAATTGCTGGTGATATAACTTAAGGAAATATAAATGTGTGgcaaacatatataataaaaagtcaacattttactaagaattgtaaATTAACTTTCATTTCTGTTACATGATACATCCTACACTAGgttgtaacccccccccccccctccaccaaCAAACACACTGTGACACAACACCACTTTACTGTTTTACCCAAAGTTTCTGATCTGTAACTTCCTGTAAATATTTACACCAGGCACCACTAGAAATGTAGTTTGAtcttctttcaatttcaacccGAAATAAGATGTGTTGAGTAATTCCATCCTCACTGGCCTGAGCaaggttgaccgatgtgtgagggcgccctgtcacagtgTACCTTACCCATGCATATCCCTCCCCAAATactcacatacacaaacacacactacCACCTGTTTAGAGCAAACTATATACCAGTATTGTCATCATATAATGACCAGTCCAGGTACCACTAGAAAGGTACTGTTTGATCTGATATTTCAATCTCACCCAAAAATAGCCATCATCCCCTGTCTCATTCTGCCCTCATCAGCCTGAATGGGGgagactgatgtgtgagggcgccctatttTTCACCATACTTTGAAAAGGATACAAATCATATTCTGtgaatgaataaacattgaTGTACCACTCATAAAACCAATAATTTCAATACCAAGGAAAGCAATGGTCAAGGAAAGTCCTACAATTAATCTGAAAAAAGTAAAGTACATAGAAAACTGTTATTAGGATATATATAAAgttggtctcagattcagattcagattggAGGACAATATCAGACTAGTCGTACACAATGTGTTTAGCCTCAGTTTCAGCCTCATATAGTCTCAGGTACAGGAAATCACTATGAAGCCAATGAAATCAgtcaaagaaaagaaatatgatTGAGAGTACAGGAAATGGTCCCAGACTAGTCTCATATTGTCCTCCAATCTAATTCTGATTCTAAAACTGAGACCAACTTTATACACATTAGGACAACTCATCTGTATGTGTCAAAGGTAAAATAACATGAAGTTATGATGATTCTTTCATTTTTCTACAATACGCCAAATTGTTACTTGAAAACATCTACGCAAAGTTTATTTACTGAGatcaatattgaatatttaaaactttatttttacgTTTTATGATCACTCAACAGACAGCCTTCTGTTACATCATATAGACATTACTTACTCTGTATCTCTTGCTGAGTATTCTccttctgtatatgtatatggtaGACAGGCTTTAACATTAGCATCCTGAAAATTGATATAAAGTAGGTTAATATGTAGTATCATCTGCACAATATCCTGTCATggttgtgtacatttttaatgttagGTAATTAGTAATCAATGGcatgatagaattcagttgcaTGAGGATTTTGATTGATCTGTAGACTGTAAACTgatactagatcatcatcatctaTGGTATGTATACCTTCccttatattataatataatacatgaactatgaaaatgtaaaacttcacataatgtccaaatcttaatgataatttaaaaaaaattgcaataggCTGAATGAATTGTTCCAGCAGAACCCATTGCCAAGGTTATCTAGTTTGAAATTTGAGTCCTTGGGATATGCGCTTCAATTCTTGATGTTgacaatataatatatgaacACTTAGCATAATCATTCGTTACATGTAAATCACTCTGACACCGACAGTAGATAGTCactcacaggcatttgtttcccgagttatggctcagaatatttgtatcagaatacaataaaatgatgataatatcgttaatattgacgtattaaaccaacactatatgaaaggggtaaaattacacttgtttctgtgatcgcgcagtttcactaaatgcgaaggaagacactgtgtcttccttcgcatttagtgaaactgcgcgatcacagaaacaagtgtaattttacccctttcatatagtgttggtttaatacgtcaatattaacgatattatcgtcattttattgtattctgatacaaatattctgagccataactcgggaaacaaatgcctgtgtagTCACTAGTATGAACTGAATTTGTACTTACCCTAGCCCATAGAATCGTTATCGCGATGACAAGATGGGCTATCATACTAAGGAAACGAGCTGGTAACAGTGAGTTGAGGTAAGccatattttaacaatttctcGAGgtattatttacaaaatgtacttctaTTAGTTCTAACAGTTAGTAACGGTTGGTTGCAGTGTACCTCCGTCCACTTGCACAACTTCGATGT
The sequence above is drawn from the Glandiceps talaboti chromosome 21, keGlaTala1.1, whole genome shotgun sequence genome and encodes:
- the LOC144451438 gene encoding transmembrane protein 107-like, yielding MAYLNSLLPARFLSMIAHLVIAITILWARDANVKACLPYTYTEGEYSARDTELIVGLSLTIAFLGIEIIGFMSGTSMFIHSQNMISIGAHASGAISLSFYLFEEWPCHIFWWIFGFCSAFPFLTEIVVLIGVLALGRSG